In Channa argus isolate prfri chromosome 15, Channa argus male v1.0, whole genome shotgun sequence, the DNA window atgaaaaataaaacaaagtcacatgTAAAAGTATTCATGGCTTTTACTTattactttgttgaagcacctttagcaccaattacagtctTTTTGTCCCacagccactcctttgttatctcaGTTGTGTGCTTAcagttgttgtcctgttgaaagatgaaccgagTCAAATATGTCTCTGCACATTGCTGTATTCGTCTTTCCCTCGATCGGGCttgtctcccagttcctgccgctgaaaaacatccccgcAGCATGATggtgccaccaccatgctttactgtagagatggtattggccaggtggtgatcGGGGCCCgttttcctccagacatgacacttggcattcaggccaaagagttcaatctttgtttcatcaaaccagagaattttgtttctgagagtccttcaggcggGCTGTATCGTGCTTTTTATTGAGGAGGGGTTTCCCGTCTGGCCACTCTAACCTCCAGGCCTGactggtggagtgctgcagagatggttgttcttctggaagaagTGTCACGTCCCTGACTGAGGCCCTTTCTCTTGATTGCCTAGGAAGGGTTCTGGTGGTTCTAatcttcttccatttacggatgatggaggccactgtgctcaatgggaccttcaatgctgcagaaatgttccTGTACACTTCCCCGGATGTGAGCCCcgaactgtgggaccttatatagacagatgtatgcttttccaaatcatgtccaatcaactgaatttcccacaggtttcaaaataaaataatgaaataatgaagaTCCATTTCGAAATAtcgctgtaacataacaaaatgtggaaaatgagtgGTGAATTAGTGGAACTTTATAGTACTATAGTTATTGATAAATAACATTATTGCCATCTTGCCATCTGAAGATTATGTCCTAATGACCTGCATATAAGAATTTCCAGGCACCTTCAGCTTTCTTGAGTTTAAAATCTAACGCACTGAACATTTTAGCTGAGTTATGTCTCATTGAAACTTATGTTATTGTCAACGTGTTTGTGTAGCTGTGAgtggaaacattttttctttttttaaatgctgttttgtgtttgagctGATATTTGTTTCCTGCATTCCTTCCCACTGTCCTACTGGGTTTTCCTGTCTTCAGGCCTGCAGACACCCATTCTGCATTTGAATTCAACCACACACTATGAGAGTGACGAGTTCTTAGCCACCTGCAGTGCTCCAGAAGAAAAGGGATCCTTCGTATTTAGGTTTTACCAGAGATTTAGGACACGACCGCCTCAGAAGCTAAAGCAGCTACCATCCAAATGGAACTCAGCAGAAATTACGCTGGTCCTGAGGGACGTTGGAGACAGCATTCTCTACTGTGAATATGAGATCTATTTGACTTCTGGGGCTAAACACTCCAACAGCAGCAACGAGATTCCTGTGTTAGTCAAAGGTGACTGTACTGGAAGCTGATGTGCAACCAAAATGTGACTTTGCCCAAAGAAAGGTGTGTGATTCACTGACTTTGATCTGTGTCTTGCAGCCCTCTTCATTGCTCCAATCATGAATGTGCTGCCCTCAGATGAAATCTTTGAAGGTGATATAGTGGATGTAGTCTGTAAAGTGGTGGATCCACCTAAAAATGTTGAAGTGGAAGTGTTCCTGATAAAGGACAGGACGATCCTCAAGAAAGGCAATGTCGCCCTCAGTCATCGATTCAGAGTACAAGAAGGCGACTCTGGGGAGCTTGTGTGTAAGGCAGAGCGGGGCAGCGCGCAGAAAGAAACCTATAAAAATATCATTGTTAAAGGCAAGTACTTATAAAGAAGTGTCTAAAATTCAAATATAGACTGTAAAGATGTTATTATGCCTGATGTCTTCGTTATCTGACTCCAACAGAGCTGTTTTCAAAGCCACGCCTGATTGTGACGCCCACAGTGATATTTGAGGGAGATGTCTTCACACTGACCTGCTCCAGCTCCATTTATTATCCTGACAGGATCAACAATAACAGCATGCAGTTCACCATCTCCAAAGATAACAGCACCTCCATCGAGTCAGACACATACGAGGCTGTGGCAGCCGCTGATAAAAACGGCAACTACACGTGTGAAGTCCGCATTACTTCTTCTGCACGCGTTTTTGTCAAAGAAAGCCCAAAACTTACTGTTACAGCCAAAGGTAAGAAATTCTTTTAGCTACCAAAAGTATTATATTATCACAGATAAGATGCTTTTAAACCATGTATCCTATATTAGAGCAGTGACTGtaaattatacaaatatttattataaagacTTGAAATACAGATTCATTAAAAGcatcaaaattaaatgtaatctgTATCTTTACGTCCAGTTCCTGTTTCAAAACCCAAGCTGAGTGTGGTGGGGGGTACACTGGTGTTAGGAAAGCCCTTCCAGCTGCTGTGCCACAGTGACAGGGGCACTCTGCCCATCACATACACCTtatacaaaccaaacaaacaaacgtcGCCTGAGGTCAGGGTTGTGAGCCAGCCGGGAGAACAGGCCGTCTTCAGCTGCTCGGCCATCCACACGAGGTCAGACTTAAACAGCTTTCTTTGCCATGCGAAAAACGGTCAAAACAAGGGtcctgagacagaatctgggcaGCAGCTGCAGCGCTCAACTAATATCATAGGTGTGTTGGATGCTGTACCAATAATGACACGTCAATGCTGAAACATGCAGGTTTAAAACACATCTCACTGTCTGCAGAGCCTGTGTCAAAACCGGCGTTGACCGTACAGCCCAACACGAGGGAGATCTCAGAAGGACAGCCCATGGTTCTTGTGTGTTCTCTTCAGCGAGGCTCTCCACCCTTCAGCTTCAGCTGGCACCACAGTGGGAGAGAGGAAGCGCTCTATTCCAACACCTCCAAGAAGATGGAAGAGTCCTACACAATAAACGATGTCCAAAGGGAGGACGGAGGGGAATACTACTGTGTGAGCACCAACTCGGCCAACGAAACCAAACACAGTCACAGGGTTCGCATCAGAGGTGAGTTTTACCTCAGCTTAAAATTTGATGATGGTGGTGATCATGTCGATATTTGTCAAGATCAAAACACATAGTTTTTTACTCACAGTTAGTAAATGAATCACAATGCAGACCCATTAATATATTGACTTAAATTTTGTTCTACAGTGACATTGGCTGGCTGGAAGAAGGGTCTAATTGCATTCTTCTGCATTGTTCTCATAATAATCCTGATACTTGCTTTCATCTTCAAAAAATGTCTCCGTCAATTTAAGAGACGAAGAACCTGTGAGCTGTCGGTGTGAGTAACGTCCAGTTTCGATTTTAAATGTGAAGCAATGTGtcttaaaaagctaaataaagtaTAGTAGAGTAATGCTGATTCTGCTTTGTGTCCTATTTGTCTCAGGAAGTCAGCCAGCACCAAAGTAGAGCGTCTGAGCCTCACCCAGGCTGAGGTCATTGAGGTTGCAAATGGTAAATCAAAAATGCCTGACGGCAAAATGACTTTCCAGGCGTTATCTCAATTTAAGATTCTTAAACGGAGTTCGACAAATGTTGGCACCTTATTTTAACATAGACTTGGAAATTTATGGACATGTCCTTTAACCCTGTGGAGTCTGGCTTCTTATTGGTAGAGttttgcagatttgtttttgacGTTTTTGTCCCgaaatggttttgttttgatcATGCAAATTGTGATTTGATCAGAAGCATAAggttttaaaactaaatagttTCATTGTTTATTCACCGAAAAATAGGAGAAaaacgtttttttatttttacttttcatgatAATTTGAATCCATCGAAAGTTTGTGCTCAAAGTTGCTCATCAGCATTCTCAACTTCTCAATTAtttattgttgtattgttgtgttattgtaatatttaaacatgctcagtgtgacTCCAGGTGGCTGCTAACC includes these proteins:
- the pecam1a gene encoding platelet endothelial cell adhesion molecule isoform X1, whose translation is MDPRPPNLLLLLSSLLHLAQCDGTQPSYIIDSIGLTILPGNTVLSGTAVTLRCQVSISHDNIPNLTHTFELTWDNNPIHSANTAEDSIEYHLNPARAADSGSYQCRVKVKEKSKTSYEQYLNVAGLQTPILHLNSTTHYESDEFLATCSAPEEKGSFVFRFYQRFRTRPPQKLKQLPSKWNSAEITLVLRDVGDSILYCEYEIYLTSGAKHSNSSNEIPVLVKALFIAPIMNVLPSDEIFEGDIVDVVCKVVDPPKNVEVEVFLIKDRTILKKGNVALSHRFRVQEGDSGELVCKAERGSAQKETYKNIIVKELFSKPRLIVTPTVIFEGDVFTLTCSSSIYYPDRINNNSMQFTISKDNSTSIESDTYEAVAAADKNGNYTCEVRITSSARVFVKESPKLTVTAKVPVSKPKLSVVGGTLVLGKPFQLLCHSDRGTLPITYTLYKPNKQTSPEVRVVSQPGEQAVFSCSAIHTRSDLNSFLCHAKNGQNKGPETESGQQLQRSTNIIEPVSKPALTVQPNTREISEGQPMVLVCSLQRGSPPFSFSWHHSGREEALYSNTSKKMEESYTINDVQREDGGEYYCVSTNSANETKHSHRVRIRVTLAGWKKGLIAFFCIVLIIILILAFIFKKCLRQFKRRRTCELSVKSASTKVERLSLTQAEVIEVANATPGMMGKSIWSEPVSGSDSDDLNSVTAAEPQYADVQTRQADPNRAEPVKEGTNTVYSEVRNSTQGVPVQAEAQGSMECPQANNDSSPHGDAGHHGDDVGHGDDVGHGDDVGHGGDANQCDPSVIDEHIVEINNGTDIGE
- the pecam1a gene encoding platelet endothelial cell adhesion molecule isoform X3, which translates into the protein MDPRPPNLLLLLSSLLHLAQCDGTQPSYIIDSIGLTILPGNTVLSGTAVTLRCQVSISHDNIPNLTHTFELTWDNNPIHSANTAEDSIEYHLNPARAADSGSYQCRVKVKEKSKTSYEQYLNVAGLQTPILHLNSTTHYESDEFLATCSAPEEKGSFVFRFYQRFRTRPPQKLKQLPSKWNSAEITLVLRDVGDSILYCEYEIYLTSGAKHSNSSNEIPVLVKALFIAPIMNVLPSDEIFEGDIVDVVCKVVDPPKNVEVEVFLIKDRTILKKGNVALSHRFRVQEGDSGELVCKAERGSAQKETYKNIIVKELFSKPRLIVTPTVIFEGDVFTLTCSSSIYYPDRINNNSMQFTISKDNSTSIESDTYEAVAAADKNGNYTCEVRITSSARVFVKESPKLTVTAKVPVSKPKLSVVGGTLVLGKPFQLLCHSDRGTLPITYTLYKPNKQTSPEVRVVSQPGEQAVFSCSAIHTRSDLNSFLCHAKNGQNKGPETESGQQLQRSTNIIEPVSKPALTVQPNTREISEGQPMVLVCSLQRGSPPFSFSWHHSGREEALYSNTSKKMEESYTINDVQREDGGEYYCVSTNSANETKHSHRVRIRVTLAGWKKGLIAFFCIVLIIILILAFIFKKCLRQFKRRRTCELSVKSASTKVERLSLTQAEVIEVANATPGMMGKSIWSEPVSGSDSDDLNSVTAAEPQYADVQTRQADPNREPVKEGTNTVYSEVRNSTQGVPVQAEAQGSMECPQANNDSSPHGDAGHHGDDVGHGDDVGHGDDVGHGGDANQCDPSVIDEHIVEINNGTDIGE
- the pecam1a gene encoding platelet endothelial cell adhesion molecule isoform X2; translated protein: MDPRPPNLLLLLSSLLHLAQCDGTQPSYIIDSIGLTILPGNTVLSGTAVTLRCQVSISHDNIPNLTHTFELTWDNNPIHSANTAEDSIEYHLNPARAADSGSYQCRVKVKEKSKTSYEQYLNVAGLQTPILHLNSTTHYESDEFLATCSAPEEKGSFVFRFYQRFRTRPPQKLKQLPSKWNSAEITLVLRDVGDSILYCEYEIYLTSGAKHSNSSNEIPVLVKALFIAPIMNVLPSDEIFEGDIVDVVCKVVDPPKNVEVEVFLIKDRTILKKGNVALSHRFRVQEGDSGELVCKAERGSAQKETYKNIIVKELFSKPRLIVTPTVIFEGDVFTLTCSSSIYYPDRINNNSMQFTISKDNSTSIESDTYEAVAAADKNGNYTCEVRITSSARVFVKESPKLTVTAKVPVSKPKLSVVGGTLVLGKPFQLLCHSDRGTLPITYTLYKPNKQTSPEVRVVSQPGEQAVFSCSAIHTRSDLNSFLCHAKNGQNKGPETESGQQLQRSTNIIEPVSKPALTVQPNTREISEGQPMVLVCSLQRGSPPFSFSWHHSGREEALYSNTSKKMEESYTINDVQREDGGEYYCVSTNSANETKHSHRVRIRVTLAGWKKGLIAFFCIVLIIILILAFIFKKCLRQFKRRRTCELSVKSASTKVERLSLTQAEVIEVANATPGMMGKSIWSEPVSGSDSDDLNSVTAAEPQYADVQTRQADPNRAEPVKEGTNTVYSEVRNSTQGVPVQAEAGSMECPQANNDSSPHGDAGHHGDDVGHGDDVGHGDDVGHGGDANQCDPSVIDEHIVEINNGTDIGE
- the pecam1a gene encoding platelet endothelial cell adhesion molecule isoform X4 — its product is MDPRPPNLLLLLSSLLHLAQCDGTQPSYIIDSIGLTILPGNTVLSGTAVTLRCQVSISHDNIPNLTHTFELTWDNNPIHSANTAEDSIEYHLNPARAADSGSYQCRVKVKEKSKTSYEQYLNVAGLQTPILHLNSTTHYESDEFLATCSAPEEKGSFVFRFYQRFRTRPPQKLKQLPSKWNSAEITLVLRDVGDSILYCEYEIYLTSGAKHSNSSNEIPVLVKALFIAPIMNVLPSDEIFEGDIVDVVCKVVDPPKNVEVEVFLIKDRTILKKGNVALSHRFRVQEGDSGELVCKAERGSAQKETYKNIIVKELFSKPRLIVTPTVIFEGDVFTLTCSSSIYYPDRINNNSMQFTISKDNSTSIESDTYEAVAAADKNGNYTCEVRITSSARVFVKESPKLTVTAKVPVSKPKLSVVGGTLVLGKPFQLLCHSDRGTLPITYTLYKPNKQTSPEVRVVSQPGEQAVFSCSAIHTRSDLNSFLCHAKNGQNKGPETESGQQLQRSTNIIEPVSKPALTVQPNTREISEGQPMVLVCSLQRGSPPFSFSWHHSGREEALYSNTSKKMEESYTINDVQREDGGEYYCVSTNSANETKHSHRVRIRVTLAGWKKGLIAFFCIVLIIILILAFIFKKCLRQFKRRRTCELSVKSASTKVERLSLTQAEVIEVANATPGMMGKSIWSEPVSGSDSDDLNSVTAAEPQYADVQTRQADPNREPVKEGTNTVYSEVRNSTQGVPVQAEAGSMECPQANNDSSPHGDAGHHGDDVGHGDDVGHGDDVGHGGDANQCDPSVIDEHIVEINNGTDIGE
- the pecam1a gene encoding platelet endothelial cell adhesion molecule isoform X5, whose product is MDPRPPNLLLLLSSLLHLAQCDGTQPCLQTPILHLNSTTHYESDEFLATCSAPEEKGSFVFRFYQRFRTRPPQKLKQLPSKWNSAEITLVLRDVGDSILYCEYEIYLTSGAKHSNSSNEIPVLVKALFIAPIMNVLPSDEIFEGDIVDVVCKVVDPPKNVEVEVFLIKDRTILKKGNVALSHRFRVQEGDSGELVCKAERGSAQKETYKNIIVKELFSKPRLIVTPTVIFEGDVFTLTCSSSIYYPDRINNNSMQFTISKDNSTSIESDTYEAVAAADKNGNYTCEVRITSSARVFVKESPKLTVTAKVPVSKPKLSVVGGTLVLGKPFQLLCHSDRGTLPITYTLYKPNKQTSPEVRVVSQPGEQAVFSCSAIHTRSDLNSFLCHAKNGQNKGPETESGQQLQRSTNIIEPVSKPALTVQPNTREISEGQPMVLVCSLQRGSPPFSFSWHHSGREEALYSNTSKKMEESYTINDVQREDGGEYYCVSTNSANETKHSHRVRIRVTLAGWKKGLIAFFCIVLIIILILAFIFKKCLRQFKRRRTCELSVKSASTKVERLSLTQAEVIEVANATPGMMGKSIWSEPVSGSDSDDLNSVTAAEPQYADVQTRQADPNRAEPVKEGTNTVYSEVRNSTQGVPVQAEAQGSMECPQANNDSSPHGDAGHHGDDVGHGDDVGHGDDVGHGGDANQCDPSVIDEHIVEINNGTDIGE
- the pecam1a gene encoding platelet endothelial cell adhesion molecule isoform X6 translates to MDPRPPNLLLLLSSLLHLAQCDGTQPSYIIDSIGLTILPGNTVLSGTAVTLRCQVSISHDNIPNLTHTFELTWDNNPIHSANTAEDSIEYHLNPARAADSGSYQCRVKVKEKSKTSYEQYLNVAGLQTPILHLNSTTHYESDEFLATCSAPEEKGSFVFRFYQRFRTRPPQKLKQLPSKWNSAEITLVLRDVGDSILYCEYEIYLTSGAKHSNSSNEIPVLVKALFIAPIMNVLPSDEIFEGDIVDVVCKVVDPPKNVEVEVFLIKDRTILKKGNVALSHRFRVQEGDSGELVCKAERGSAQKETYKNIIVKELFSKPRLIVTPTVIFEGDVFTLTCSSSIYYPDRINNNSMQFTISKDNSTSIESDTYEAVAAADKNGNYTCEVRITSSARVFVKESPKLTVTAKEPVSKPALTVQPNTREISEGQPMVLVCSLQRGSPPFSFSWHHSGREEALYSNTSKKMEESYTINDVQREDGGEYYCVSTNSANETKHSHRVRIRVTLAGWKKGLIAFFCIVLIIILILAFIFKKCLRQFKRRRTCELSVKSASTKVERLSLTQAEVIEVANATPGMMGKSIWSEPVSGSDSDDLNSVTAAEPQYADVQTRQADPNRAEPVKEGTNTVYSEVRNSTQGVPVQAEAQGSMECPQANNDSSPHGDAGHHGDDVGHGDDVGHGDDVGHGGDANQCDPSVIDEHIVEINNGTDIGE